Proteins found in one Aethina tumida isolate Nest 87 chromosome 1, icAetTumi1.1, whole genome shotgun sequence genomic segment:
- the LOC109608597 gene encoding tachykinins, which yields MQTRRGLPFLLLLTSLCWCVLAEDHHKRVPSGFTGVRGKKSIPEGAYDEQDAPEASKTLEEPHPEQQKVEKRAPSGFMGMRGKKPYSYGEPWEGSYQFQDAVYKRAPSGFMGMRGKKDNELFGYDEYPKRAPSGFMGMRGKKEYDPFEYYNEKRAPMGFVGMRGKKSYEDEFVEDKRAPQGFFGMRGKKLQRTSGFFGMRGKKYPYEFRGKFVGVRGKKDMTDADLYRNDYLARLGNVPNLDMNQLLLLLTEKNDEYEANQIDVADDENRIAEK from the exons ATGCAAACGAGACGCGGCCTGCCGTTCCTGCTGCTGCTGACATCGCTGTGCTGGTGCGTCCTGGCCGAGGACCACCACAAACGTGTTCCCTCCGGTTTCACCGGAGTGCGCGGCAAGAAGTCCATACCGGAGGGCGCGTATGACGAGCAGGACGCCCCCGAAGCATCGAAGACGCTCGAGGAACCGCATCCGGAGCAACAAAAGGTGGAGAAGCGAGCGCCCAGCGGGTTCATGGGGATGCGCGGCAAGAAACCCTACAGTTACGGGGAACCGTGGGAGGGAAGTTATCAGTTCCAAGATGCGGTTTACAAGAGGGCGCCCAGCGGGTTCATGGGCATGAGGGGGAAGAAAGACAATGAGCTCTTCGGATATG ACGAATATCCAAAGAGGGCTCCGTCAGGATTTATGGGAATGCGTGGCAAAAAAGAATACGACCCCTTTGAGTACTACAACGAAAAAAGGGCTCCAATGGGCTTCGTTGGAATGAGGGGAAAGAAAAGCTACGAAGACGaat TTGTGGAAGATAAAAGGGCGCCTCAGGGATTCTTTGGAATGCGTGGCAAAAAACTGCAGAGAACGTCCGGTTTCTTCGGCATGAGAGGTAAGAAGTACCCGTACGAGTTCCGAGGAAAGTTTGTAGGAGTTCGAGGCAAAAAAGATATGACCGATGCGGATTTGTACAGGAACGACTACTTGGCTAGATTGGGAAACGTGCCCAATTTGGATATGAATCAGCTTCTGTTGCTGCTGACCGAAAAGAATGACGAATATGAGGCGAATCAGATAGATGTTGCGGACGATGAGAACCGTATCGctgaaaagtaa